The genome window TTTCACTGGTGGTTAATAGTTTCTGTACTGACCCCCTTGATTTCttccaaatttcttttattccGCATATGGCAGAAACCTGTATGGTTCAAAATTTGACTCTTTCATTTTGTATTAGATGGATAATGCTTTGATTGATGATCGGCGGATACATGTTGATTTTAGCCAGAGTGTTTCAAAACTTTGGTCCCAGTATAGGCGCGGAGGCCGAATGAATAAAGGTGAGTAGAGTGAGATACTCTCTCCTCTTTGTTGCCTTTGACTATGGATACAAGTTGTCCTCCGCGTAGATGAACCGTTGCCTTGATTCCTTTTCAATTGTCTAATGTCTGGCTACGTATTTATTTCTCTTTCCTGGTCCTTTCTAGCTAGTAGTAGATATAGTCATTTCTTGGGGGTGTCAAGTGAGAGGCTTGTAGAGTTGGATGCTTGGCAAAGGTGAAACTACAGAATTGGTTGTCAGTTGTACGGCAATAACCTCTGTAACATGATATGAATGATGCATGGTAGTTGTCATGACTGGTCACAATACTATGCTCAGCAAAGCTTGAATTAAAGGAAATTAGCTGCCAATTTACAATTAGGTTTGTTCCTTGGGCGGTTGTCGAGattaaaaaagtttaaaacttTAATCTGTTCTCCACTCGAGGGCTTGGTTTTGAATTTTGGAAACCAAACTTGAGCTGTTTAAAGTTCAGATTGTAAAACTACGTCATTTTAGAAATAGTCTTTGGTTCCAAAGTGATCTGACTGAAGTTTATGAATGAGTCCTACCTTCTCTGTTTTCTAAATTTTAAAGGCCCATTTCATGTTTTATAAGTATTCTTTAAGAAACAATAGCAGTAcgcttttcttataaaaaaatattctcACCCTTGACCTATGTAGAACTGATCTCATACTTTGAATTAGACTGAATGTTTAAGCAATCAGTGGTTTTAGGAAACCAGAAAGGACTGGCTAATCTAATTGGTTTTGACAATTTACTCATCGACTATCCAGATTATTCATGGGTCgtaagggaaaagaaaatttaggTTAAGCCAGTGTTTCAAACTGATTGAATTGGTGCTCACTTCTTTTAGTTTTTGCCATTAAACCAaggttattttgaaatttttgtgttttgactaCTTTGTTTTTGCGTGAaatgttttaaaagaaaaaactcgGTCAGTCTTGTTTTAAACAATTTGTTGGTCATCAGTTTCTTTTCTTGCAAACTATTTTTAACTAATTTATCAGTTCTTTAAATATGCTCATTGTGTCTCAAGGTTGAGATAAACTGAAATTAGTCAAAGACTGATAAAAGACGGTGAAAGTGATATATAGTAAAGTTGGGTTTCTCTGGTTTTTAAACCTGTGCATAAAGTTTAGCAGCCAAAGGTCCTTCATcttgcttttttattttattttaattttttttaaaaaaaatttgtttatttgtacAGAGAGAATGGAACGGGAGTTGTTTAGGGGCACAGGTTGTTCGGAGCAATGTAGTATTCAGCTAATTGTCTGCCAATATGCTATAATTTTAGTTTAAATAGTTATTTGTTACAGGAAAAGGCGGCTTTCAGTGTGTAAGGTGGGGGTTGTCGAGGGGAAACATAGAAAGTTTTACGCCTTCAAGACAAGTATACAAAAATTTAGTttcaactgtttcttgttgcaGGAAAAGGTTGCTTTAAATGTGGTTCTCTTGATCACATTGCTAAAGACTGCACTGGAGATCCAACCAATGCGCAGCAGCATTCAAAATACATACTCAAAGATGGCAACACCCAGCACGGGGGAGATGATAATTCAAGGTTGGTCAAGGCATTGTTGGAGAATTCTACTTCTGCACCCCTTTGTCTGAACATGCTCTAATCTTGTCAGAAAACGTGTGTTTGTAGGTATGAAATGGTATTTGGAGGAGAGGACCTTGGGAGCCCCAAGGGAAACAAGAGGGAAAGATACAGTGAGCCTGAGAAGAGTGACAGAAGAGAAGACTGGAAATTGGCAGGTCTTGATAATCAAGAGCGGGACGGGACTAAAGATTCCCAAGAATTGCGTAGTCATCGGGGCGGAAGTAAAGAGCTTAGAGAAGATGACAAGTATAGAGGAGACCGAGCAAGCAGACATAGTGGCAGGGACAGAGGCAGCACAGCAAGCGATGAGGGGGATTATAGAAGGAAAGCATATGGTGGTAGTGAGAGGGATGGGAGAGAGGGCGTGAGGTATGAGAAGAGGCATAGAGATGATGCTAGTCACAGAGACAATCGGTATGGGAGAGAATACAAAGAGAGGCGTGCAGATGATGCAGGTTGCCGAGACAGAAGGGATGAAAGAGATTCCATGAGAAGAAAAGGCGGCGACGAGGTGAGACGGAGTCAAAAGGCAGATGAAAATGATCATAATAGTAGACACGAgtcaaagggtagaaagcaccaTGACATGGAGAGCAGGAAGGGAAGAAGTGAAGAAAGGGAATCTGGAAATCGAAAGGCAAAGGTTGATGATGCTGCCGACGTTGGTGATTGTGAACGTGACCGCAGTAGAAGACGGTAACTAGTCCGTGAGAAATTGTTGAGCTGCAGAACGCTGTATTTGGTTCTATATATAAAATACATTTATAGGTCGACAACAATCCCCTCAAAATGAATGTATTGGTGGCAATGGCAGCGTGTGTCCGCCACTGTGTGCTTCTTTCCAAATCAATCCCAAGTTGCAGGAGGATAGGTGTCATGAAAAACTATTGACCAACCGTAATAGCCTCCTCACCTTCTAATTAACCCTTTGGTAAAATTACTGAATTTTTATAAAGTACTCTATGCGGACTGTGTTAatgtttgaaaagttttttcttttttgttttttcggtagaaatttttgaaagtatAAATATCAAGTACTAGTGAGATATTCTTACGATGGTAAGAGGAATTATCAAATTTTAGaaagttttattagttagtGGGGCAAAAGGCTGATGGCCATTATAATAATATGTGAAGTGCAAATAATTACCGTATCCAGATTCAGTCCATAATACTGAAAATCGTAGTACTGGATGTGGAACCGCAAGGAAAGGGTCTGACAATGTTCTGACTCCTGCATGGTTTGGGTTACTGCGGTCATAGGACCTGACAATGTTCGGCTTCGGTTTAGTTAAGGTTATTATGGTTCAACTCTGGATTAATTAGGATTAAccatttttatattttgtgtTATGCATAAGGAATTACAAATGGTTAAAAACAAGCATTTAACATTTAGATAGATTTGAAATCAGTTTAAAATAAAGTATGACACTTGGCTTCTTATTGTATAGCTTCTAAGAGAtgtcattcaaaaaaaaaaaaaaaaaaaaagcgaatATCAATTGCCGTGGGGAAATCTCTAAACATATCGGCGCCTGATCCTCTTCTCTTTCGACAATCTCCTGattattattaaaaagaaagaaagaaagaaagaaaagaaacaaatggcCAGAATAGCAGCAGTAGCTACTGCTTGCTCTCACTTCATTCCATCCAAGCTCGCCATTTCTACCACTACTACTCTTCGACTCTCCAAACCGTCTCTTCAACTCCAATGGTCGCTACATTCGAACTCTCTATTGTTCAAGAGGAGGCTGTCGTCGACGGCGAGAATAGCTATGAGCCTGAAAGCCGGCATCGTCGGCCTCCCCAATGTCGGCAAATCCACTCTCTTCAACTCCGTCGTAAGTCTGTCTTCCTCCTTTTTAACTTTCGCCCGCCACTTGTTTGTTCAAATTTGGACCTTCATTATTATATTCTTGGACATTTGTACGCAGTTGGGCAACGAGAActagttcaaattccttcaaAAGCATTCAAGTTCTTGCTTTTAACTTCCGCCCGCCACTTGTT of Coffea arabica cultivar ET-39 chromosome 5c, Coffea Arabica ET-39 HiFi, whole genome shotgun sequence contains these proteins:
- the LOC113690750 gene encoding peptidyl-prolyl cis-trans isomerase CYP59 isoform X2; its protein translation is MAASFIPSRRILLHRQVILLEQGLAVILCTSKGNWHKFFLFLYGDQARFFGDEIHLDLKHSKMGTVAMASAGENLNASQFYITLRDDLDYLDGKHTVFGEVAEGLETLSRINEAYVDENSRPYKNIRIKHTYILDDPFDDPAQLAELLPDASPEGKPKDEVDDDVRLEDDWVPMDESLGPQQLEEVLRAKEAHSSAVVLESIGDIPEAEVKPPDNVLFVCKLNPVTEDGDLHTIFSRFGTVTSADIIRDYKTGDSLCYAFIEFEDREACEQAYFKMDNALIDDRRIHVDFSQSVSKLWSQYRRGGRMNKGKGCFKCGSLDHIAKDCTGDPTNAQQHSKYILKDGNTQHGGDDNSRYEMVFGGEDLGSPKGNKRERYSEPEKSDRREDWKLAGLDNQERDGTKDSQELRSHRGGSKELREDDKYRGDRASRHSGRDRGSTASDEGDYRRKAYGGSERDGREGVRYEKRHRDDASHRDNRYGREYKERRADDAGCRDRRDERDSMRRKGGDEVRRSQKADENDHNSRHESKGRKHHDMESRKGRSEERESGNRKAKVDDAADVGDCERDRSRRR
- the LOC113690750 gene encoding peptidyl-prolyl cis-trans isomerase CYP59 isoform X3; the protein is MSVMIVTSLGDIVVDLFTDRCPLTCKNFLKLCKFLYGDQARFFGDEIHLDLKHSKMGTVAMASAGENLNASQFYITLRDDLDYLDGKHTVFGEVAEGLETLSRINEAYVDENSRPYKNIRIKHTYILDDPFDDPAQLAELLPDASPEGKPKDEVDDDVRLEDDWVPMDESLGPQQLEEVLRAKEAHSSAVVLESIGDIPEAEVKPPDNVLFVCKLNPVTEDGDLHTIFSRFGTVTSADIIRDYKTGDSLCYAFIEFEDREACEQAYFKMDNALIDDRRIHVDFSQSVSKLWSQYRRGGRMNKGKGCFKCGSLDHIAKDCTGDPTNAQQHSKYILKDGNTQHGGDDNSRYEMVFGGEDLGSPKGNKRERYSEPEKSDRREDWKLAGLDNQERDGTKDSQELRSHRGGSKELREDDKYRGDRASRHSGRDRGSTASDEGDYRRKAYGGSERDGREGVRYEKRHRDDASHRDNRYGREYKERRADDAGCRDRRDERDSMRRKGGDEVRRSQKADENDHNSRHESKGRKHHDMESRKGRSEERESGNRKAKVDDAADVGDCERDRSRRR